The genome window CAAGGCCATGCCCGACTTTCCCATGTACCAGATCGACTTTGACGCGAATATCGAGCTCAAGGAACGTCTCGGCGTGAAGAGTTTCCCCACCATACTCTATTACAGAGACGACCGGGAAGTTGAGCGGATGGAAGGTCTCAAGCAAAAAACAGCCATCATCAAAGCCATAGAAACTCTCGTGGGCTGAGCGGACGTTTTCCCCACGCCCGGAGCGGGCACGGGAAAAATGTC of uncultured delta proteobacterium contains these proteins:
- a CDS encoding Thioredoxin, giving the protein MIKELTQKEFDEMDRSRPMLVEFYSKTCGPCKMLSFVLKEIDKAMPDFPMYQIDFDANIELKERLGVKSFPTILYYRDDREVERMEGLKQKTAIIKAIETLVG